One window from the genome of Cryptomeria japonica chromosome 6, Sugi_1.0, whole genome shotgun sequence encodes:
- the LOC131073058 gene encoding cytochrome P450 76T24-like, whose amino-acid sequence MDTQLLTLFSMLLTSTILVYLWLWRKKKYATIFLLPGPPAWPIVGNLFQMGETPNESLFSLSQQYGPLMTLRLGMKATVVVSSSAMAKEVLKTQDQVFAGQPIMAMGKVHDQGKSAMGLLE is encoded by the coding sequence atggACACCCAGCTGCTCACTCTGTTTTCTATGCTCTTAACTAGTACCATCCTTGTCTACTTATGGCTATGGAGAAAGAAGAAATATGCAACCATTTTTCTTCTTCCTGGACCTCCTGCCTGGCCTATTGTGGGAAACCTGTTTCAGATGGGAGAAACGCCCAACGAAAGTCTCTTCTCCCTTTCCCAGCAATACGGTCCTCTGATGACACTGCGCCTTGGCATGAAAGCTACAGTGGTGGTGTCTTCTTCTGCAATGGCGAAGGAGGTTCTGAAAACTCAAGACCAAGTCTTTGCAGGGCAGCCGATCATGGCGATGGGGAAGGTGCATGATCAGGGGAAGTCCGCCATGGGGCTTCTTGAATAG